One Takifugu rubripes chromosome 19, fTakRub1.2, whole genome shotgun sequence genomic window carries:
- the LOC101062492 gene encoding 6-phosphofructo-2-kinase/fructose-2,6-bisphosphatase 2 isoform X6 gives MSSFHVDNGSANSAEAKKTELRMNEKKCSWASYMTNSPTVIVMIGLPARGKTYMSKKLTRYLNWIGVPTKVFNLGVYRREAVGTYKSYDFFRHDNEEAMKIRKQCALVALQDVKAYLMKEGGQIAVFDATNTTRERRDLILSFGKENAFKVFFVESVCDDPEVIAANIMEVKVSSPDYPERHRERVMDDFLKRIECYKVTYQPLDPDDYDKDLSFIKMMNVGRRFLVNRVQDYIQSKIVYYLMNIHVHSHSIYLCRHGESSHNIEGRIGGDSELSHRGKQFAQALRVFIDEHNLADLKVWTSQLRRTIQTAEELRIPYEQWKILNEIDAGVCEEMTYEMIQNTFPEEFALRDQDKYHYRYPGGESYQDLVQRLEPVIMELERQGNVLVVCHQAVMRCLLAYFLDKGAEDLPYMKCPLHTVLKLTPVAYGCKVEMFYLNVEAVNTHRDRPLDKIPAEPSLTHRRNSYTPLSSHDQVKRPRLYSAGNQPWLPLAPTPSALMPEGRQSQV, from the exons ATGTCAAGCTTTCACGTGGACAATGGCTCTGCCAACTCAGCAGAAGCTAAGAAAACAGAGCTGAGGATGAACGAGAAGAAATGCT CCTGGGCTTCTTATATGACCAATTCCCCAACGGTGATCGTGATGATCGGCCTGCCGGCGAGGGGAAAGACTTACATGTCCAAGAAACTCACCCGTTATCTCAACTGGATTGGCGTCCCAACCAAAG TGTTTAACCTGGGTGTGTACCGCAGAGAAGCTGTCGGGACGTACAAATCCTATGATTTCTTCCGCCATGACAACGAAGAGGCCATGAAAATAAGGAA ACAGTGCGCTCTGGTCGCCCTGCAAGACGTGAAGGCCTACCtgatgaaggagggaggccaGATCGCA GTGTTTGATGCGACAAATACAACAAGAGAGCGAAGAGATTTAATTCTGTCGTTTGGGAAGGAGAATGCGTTCAAG GTGTTCTTCGTGGAGTCCGTGTGTGACGACCCCGAAGTCATTGCTGCTAATATTATG gaagtgaaggtgtCCAGTCCAGACTACCCTGAGAGACACCGGGAGAGAGTAATGGACGACTTTCTCAAGCGAATCGAGTGTTACAAGGTCACATACCAGCCACTGGATCCTGATGACTATGACAA GGATTTGTCTTTCATCAAGATGATGAATGTAGGCCGGCGTTTTCTGGTAAACCGGGTGCAGGACTACATCCAGAGTAAGATTGTCTACTACCTTATGAACATTCACGTGCACTCGCACTCCATCTACTTGTGTCGGCACGGAGAGAGTAGCCACAACATCGAAGGCCGCATTGGAGGAGACTCGGAACTTTCTCATCGGGGAAAGCAG TTCGCCCAGGCCTTGCGAGTGTTTATAGATGAGCACAATCTGGCAGACTTGAAGGTTTGGACGAGCCAACTTAGAAGAACCATCCAGACGGCAGAGGAGCTGAGAATCCCCTACGAACAGTGGAAAATACTCAACGAGATTGATGCT GGCGTTTGCGAGGAGATGACTTATGAAATGATTCAGAATACATTCCCCGAGGAGTTTGCTTTGAGGGACCAGGACAAGTACCACTATCGTTATCCAGGAGGAGAG TCATATCAAGACTTGGTTCAGCGTTTGGAGCCAGTTATCATGGAGTTGGAACGACAGGGCAACGTGTTGGTGGTCTGCCACCAGGCGGTCATGCGTTGTCTGCTAGCTTACTTCCTGGACAAGGGTGCAG AAGATCTTCCATACATGAAATGTCCGCTGCACACGGTCCTCAAGCTGACCCCTGTCGCCTATG GTTGCAAAgtggaaatgttttatttgaacGTGGAGGCCGTGAACACACACCGAGACAGGCCTCTT GATAAGATCCCAGCGGAGCCATCTCTTACACATCGGCGGAACAGTTACACCCCCCTGTCCAGTCACGACCAGGTCAAGCGTCCCAGGCTCTACAGTGCAGGCAACCAGCCCTGGCTTCCTCTTgctcccaccccatcagctctGATGCCAGAAGGACGCCAGAGCCAA GTGTAA
- the LOC101062492 gene encoding 6-phosphofructo-2-kinase/fructose-2,6-bisphosphatase 2 isoform X4, which yields MSSFHVDNGSANSAEAKKTELRMNEKKCSWASYMTNSPTVIVMIGLPARGKTYMSKKLTRYLNWIGVPTKVFNLGVYRREAVGTYKSYDFFRHDNEEAMKIRKQCALVALQDVKAYLMKEGGQIAVFDATNTTRERRDLILSFGKENAFKVFFVESVCDDPEVIAANIMEVKVSSPDYPERHRERVMDDFLKRIECYKVTYQPLDPDDYDKDLSFIKMMNVGRRFLVNRVQDYIQSKIVYYLMNIHVHSHSIYLCRHGESSHNIEGRIGGDSELSHRGKQFAQALRVFIDEHNLADLKVWTSQLRRTIQTAEELRIPYEQWKILNEIDAGVCEEMTYEMIQNTFPEEFALRDQDKYHYRYPGGESYQDLVQRLEPVIMELERQGNVLVVCHQAVMRCLLAYFLDKGAEDLPYMKCPLHTVLKLTPVAYGCKVEMFYLNVEAVNTHRDRPLDKIPAEPSLTHRRNSYTPLSSHDQVKRPRLYSAGNQPWLPLAPTPSALMPEGRQSQSPLACLLFYLRDCCDRPYLGIPVRRNRL from the exons ATGTCAAGCTTTCACGTGGACAATGGCTCTGCCAACTCAGCAGAAGCTAAGAAAACAGAGCTGAGGATGAACGAGAAGAAATGCT CCTGGGCTTCTTATATGACCAATTCCCCAACGGTGATCGTGATGATCGGCCTGCCGGCGAGGGGAAAGACTTACATGTCCAAGAAACTCACCCGTTATCTCAACTGGATTGGCGTCCCAACCAAAG TGTTTAACCTGGGTGTGTACCGCAGAGAAGCTGTCGGGACGTACAAATCCTATGATTTCTTCCGCCATGACAACGAAGAGGCCATGAAAATAAGGAA ACAGTGCGCTCTGGTCGCCCTGCAAGACGTGAAGGCCTACCtgatgaaggagggaggccaGATCGCA GTGTTTGATGCGACAAATACAACAAGAGAGCGAAGAGATTTAATTCTGTCGTTTGGGAAGGAGAATGCGTTCAAG GTGTTCTTCGTGGAGTCCGTGTGTGACGACCCCGAAGTCATTGCTGCTAATATTATG gaagtgaaggtgtCCAGTCCAGACTACCCTGAGAGACACCGGGAGAGAGTAATGGACGACTTTCTCAAGCGAATCGAGTGTTACAAGGTCACATACCAGCCACTGGATCCTGATGACTATGACAA GGATTTGTCTTTCATCAAGATGATGAATGTAGGCCGGCGTTTTCTGGTAAACCGGGTGCAGGACTACATCCAGAGTAAGATTGTCTACTACCTTATGAACATTCACGTGCACTCGCACTCCATCTACTTGTGTCGGCACGGAGAGAGTAGCCACAACATCGAAGGCCGCATTGGAGGAGACTCGGAACTTTCTCATCGGGGAAAGCAG TTCGCCCAGGCCTTGCGAGTGTTTATAGATGAGCACAATCTGGCAGACTTGAAGGTTTGGACGAGCCAACTTAGAAGAACCATCCAGACGGCAGAGGAGCTGAGAATCCCCTACGAACAGTGGAAAATACTCAACGAGATTGATGCT GGCGTTTGCGAGGAGATGACTTATGAAATGATTCAGAATACATTCCCCGAGGAGTTTGCTTTGAGGGACCAGGACAAGTACCACTATCGTTATCCAGGAGGAGAG TCATATCAAGACTTGGTTCAGCGTTTGGAGCCAGTTATCATGGAGTTGGAACGACAGGGCAACGTGTTGGTGGTCTGCCACCAGGCGGTCATGCGTTGTCTGCTAGCTTACTTCCTGGACAAGGGTGCAG AAGATCTTCCATACATGAAATGTCCGCTGCACACGGTCCTCAAGCTGACCCCTGTCGCCTATG GTTGCAAAgtggaaatgttttatttgaacGTGGAGGCCGTGAACACACACCGAGACAGGCCTCTT GATAAGATCCCAGCGGAGCCATCTCTTACACATCGGCGGAACAGTTACACCCCCCTGTCCAGTCACGACCAGGTCAAGCGTCCCAGGCTCTACAGTGCAGGCAACCAGCCCTGGCTTCCTCTTgctcccaccccatcagctctGATGCCAGAAGGACGCCAGAGCCAA AGTCCACTTGCCTGTCTGCTTTTCTATCTGAGGGACTGTTGTGATCGTCCTTATCTCG GAATCCCTGTGCGAAGGAATCGCCTTTGA
- the LOC101062492 gene encoding 6-phosphofructo-2-kinase/fructose-2,6-bisphosphatase 2 isoform X5: MSSFHVDNGSANSAEAKKTELRMNEKKCSWASYMTNSPTVIVMIGLPARGKTYMSKKLTRYLNWIGVPTKVFNLGVYRREAVGTYKSYDFFRHDNEEAMKIRKQCALVALQDVKAYLMKEGGQIAVFDATNTTRERRDLILSFGKENAFKVFFVESVCDDPEVIAANIMEVKVSSPDYPERHRERVMDDFLKRIECYKVTYQPLDPDDYDKDLSFIKMMNVGRRFLVNRVQDYIQSKIVYYLMNIHVHSHSIYLCRHGESSHNIEGRIGGDSELSHRGKQFAQALRVFIDEHNLADLKVWTSQLRRTIQTAEELRIPYEQWKILNEIDAGVCEEMTYEMIQNTFPEEFALRDQDKYHYRYPGGESYQDLVQRLEPVIMELERQGNVLVVCHQAVMRCLLAYFLDKGAEDLPYMKCPLHTVLKLTPVAYGCKVEMFYLNVEAVNTHRDRPLDKIPAEPSLTHRRNSYTPLSSHDQVKRPRLYSAGNQPWLPLAPTPSALMPEGRQSQESLCEGIAFDSPEDTGSCVRF, translated from the exons ATGTCAAGCTTTCACGTGGACAATGGCTCTGCCAACTCAGCAGAAGCTAAGAAAACAGAGCTGAGGATGAACGAGAAGAAATGCT CCTGGGCTTCTTATATGACCAATTCCCCAACGGTGATCGTGATGATCGGCCTGCCGGCGAGGGGAAAGACTTACATGTCCAAGAAACTCACCCGTTATCTCAACTGGATTGGCGTCCCAACCAAAG TGTTTAACCTGGGTGTGTACCGCAGAGAAGCTGTCGGGACGTACAAATCCTATGATTTCTTCCGCCATGACAACGAAGAGGCCATGAAAATAAGGAA ACAGTGCGCTCTGGTCGCCCTGCAAGACGTGAAGGCCTACCtgatgaaggagggaggccaGATCGCA GTGTTTGATGCGACAAATACAACAAGAGAGCGAAGAGATTTAATTCTGTCGTTTGGGAAGGAGAATGCGTTCAAG GTGTTCTTCGTGGAGTCCGTGTGTGACGACCCCGAAGTCATTGCTGCTAATATTATG gaagtgaaggtgtCCAGTCCAGACTACCCTGAGAGACACCGGGAGAGAGTAATGGACGACTTTCTCAAGCGAATCGAGTGTTACAAGGTCACATACCAGCCACTGGATCCTGATGACTATGACAA GGATTTGTCTTTCATCAAGATGATGAATGTAGGCCGGCGTTTTCTGGTAAACCGGGTGCAGGACTACATCCAGAGTAAGATTGTCTACTACCTTATGAACATTCACGTGCACTCGCACTCCATCTACTTGTGTCGGCACGGAGAGAGTAGCCACAACATCGAAGGCCGCATTGGAGGAGACTCGGAACTTTCTCATCGGGGAAAGCAG TTCGCCCAGGCCTTGCGAGTGTTTATAGATGAGCACAATCTGGCAGACTTGAAGGTTTGGACGAGCCAACTTAGAAGAACCATCCAGACGGCAGAGGAGCTGAGAATCCCCTACGAACAGTGGAAAATACTCAACGAGATTGATGCT GGCGTTTGCGAGGAGATGACTTATGAAATGATTCAGAATACATTCCCCGAGGAGTTTGCTTTGAGGGACCAGGACAAGTACCACTATCGTTATCCAGGAGGAGAG TCATATCAAGACTTGGTTCAGCGTTTGGAGCCAGTTATCATGGAGTTGGAACGACAGGGCAACGTGTTGGTGGTCTGCCACCAGGCGGTCATGCGTTGTCTGCTAGCTTACTTCCTGGACAAGGGTGCAG AAGATCTTCCATACATGAAATGTCCGCTGCACACGGTCCTCAAGCTGACCCCTGTCGCCTATG GTTGCAAAgtggaaatgttttatttgaacGTGGAGGCCGTGAACACACACCGAGACAGGCCTCTT GATAAGATCCCAGCGGAGCCATCTCTTACACATCGGCGGAACAGTTACACCCCCCTGTCCAGTCACGACCAGGTCAAGCGTCCCAGGCTCTACAGTGCAGGCAACCAGCCCTGGCTTCCTCTTgctcccaccccatcagctctGATGCCAGAAGGACGCCAGAGCCAA GAATCCCTGTGCGAAGGAATCGCCTTTGACAGCCCTGAAGATACAGGCAGCTGTGTCCGCTTCTGA
- the LOC101062492 gene encoding 6-phosphofructo-2-kinase/fructose-2,6-bisphosphatase 2 isoform X2 has translation MSSFHVDNGSANSAEAKKTELRMNEKKCSWASYMTNSPTVIVMIGLPARGKTYMSKKLTRYLNWIGVPTKVFNLGVYRREAVGTYKSYDFFRHDNEEAMKIRKQCALVALQDVKAYLMKEGGQIAVFDATNTTRERRDLILSFGKENAFKVFFVESVCDDPEVIAANIMEVKVSSPDYPERHRERVMDDFLKRIECYKVTYQPLDPDDYDKDLSFIKMMNVGRRFLVNRVQDYIQSKIVYYLMNIHVHSHSIYLCRHGESSHNIEGRIGGDSELSHRGKQFAQALRVFIDEHNLADLKVWTSQLRRTIQTAEELRIPYEQWKILNEIDAGVCEEMTYEMIQNTFPEEFALRDQDKYHYRYPGGESYQDLVQRLEPVIMELERQGNVLVVCHQAVMRCLLAYFLDKGAEDLPYMKCPLHTVLKLTPVAYGCKVEMFYLNVEAVNTHRDRPLDKIPAEPSLTHRRNSYTPLSSHDQVKRPRLYSAGNQPWLPLAPTPSALMPEGRQSQSPLACLLFYLRDCCDRPYLGVLCFTSLTQEVCEYFGASTREAVFFPRLPLSSTSLCCLLSGPSTFLLHLYLV, from the exons ATGTCAAGCTTTCACGTGGACAATGGCTCTGCCAACTCAGCAGAAGCTAAGAAAACAGAGCTGAGGATGAACGAGAAGAAATGCT CCTGGGCTTCTTATATGACCAATTCCCCAACGGTGATCGTGATGATCGGCCTGCCGGCGAGGGGAAAGACTTACATGTCCAAGAAACTCACCCGTTATCTCAACTGGATTGGCGTCCCAACCAAAG TGTTTAACCTGGGTGTGTACCGCAGAGAAGCTGTCGGGACGTACAAATCCTATGATTTCTTCCGCCATGACAACGAAGAGGCCATGAAAATAAGGAA ACAGTGCGCTCTGGTCGCCCTGCAAGACGTGAAGGCCTACCtgatgaaggagggaggccaGATCGCA GTGTTTGATGCGACAAATACAACAAGAGAGCGAAGAGATTTAATTCTGTCGTTTGGGAAGGAGAATGCGTTCAAG GTGTTCTTCGTGGAGTCCGTGTGTGACGACCCCGAAGTCATTGCTGCTAATATTATG gaagtgaaggtgtCCAGTCCAGACTACCCTGAGAGACACCGGGAGAGAGTAATGGACGACTTTCTCAAGCGAATCGAGTGTTACAAGGTCACATACCAGCCACTGGATCCTGATGACTATGACAA GGATTTGTCTTTCATCAAGATGATGAATGTAGGCCGGCGTTTTCTGGTAAACCGGGTGCAGGACTACATCCAGAGTAAGATTGTCTACTACCTTATGAACATTCACGTGCACTCGCACTCCATCTACTTGTGTCGGCACGGAGAGAGTAGCCACAACATCGAAGGCCGCATTGGAGGAGACTCGGAACTTTCTCATCGGGGAAAGCAG TTCGCCCAGGCCTTGCGAGTGTTTATAGATGAGCACAATCTGGCAGACTTGAAGGTTTGGACGAGCCAACTTAGAAGAACCATCCAGACGGCAGAGGAGCTGAGAATCCCCTACGAACAGTGGAAAATACTCAACGAGATTGATGCT GGCGTTTGCGAGGAGATGACTTATGAAATGATTCAGAATACATTCCCCGAGGAGTTTGCTTTGAGGGACCAGGACAAGTACCACTATCGTTATCCAGGAGGAGAG TCATATCAAGACTTGGTTCAGCGTTTGGAGCCAGTTATCATGGAGTTGGAACGACAGGGCAACGTGTTGGTGGTCTGCCACCAGGCGGTCATGCGTTGTCTGCTAGCTTACTTCCTGGACAAGGGTGCAG AAGATCTTCCATACATGAAATGTCCGCTGCACACGGTCCTCAAGCTGACCCCTGTCGCCTATG GTTGCAAAgtggaaatgttttatttgaacGTGGAGGCCGTGAACACACACCGAGACAGGCCTCTT GATAAGATCCCAGCGGAGCCATCTCTTACACATCGGCGGAACAGTTACACCCCCCTGTCCAGTCACGACCAGGTCAAGCGTCCCAGGCTCTACAGTGCAGGCAACCAGCCCTGGCTTCCTCTTgctcccaccccatcagctctGATGCCAGAAGGACGCCAGAGCCAA AGTCCACTTGCCTGTCTGCTTTTCTATCTGAGGGACTGTTGTGATCGTCCTTATCTCGGTGTGTTGTGTTTTACCAG CCTCACGCAGGAAGTCTGTGAGTATTTTGGAGCTTCAACACGCGAAGCCGTTTTCTTTCCCAGACTTCCGCTGTCATCCACGTCTCTGTGTTGTCTGCTCTCTGGTCCTTCAACCTTCCTTTTACATTTGTACCTTGTTTAA
- the LOC101062492 gene encoding 6-phosphofructo-2-kinase/fructose-2,6-bisphosphatase 2 isoform X7, with protein MSSFHVDNGSANSAEAKKTELRMNEKKCSWASYMTNSPTVIVMIGLPARGKTYMSKKLTRYLNWIGVPTKVFNLGVYRREAVGTYKSYDFFRHDNEEAMKIRKQCALVALQDVKAYLMKEGGQIAVFDATNTTRERRDLILSFGKENAFKVFFVESVCDDPEVIAANIMEVKVSSPDYPERHRERVMDDFLKRIECYKVTYQPLDPDDYDKDLSFIKMMNVGRRFLVNRVQDYIQSKIVYYLMNIHVHSHSIYLCRHGESSHNIEGRIGGDSELSHRGKQFAQALRVFIDEHNLADLKVWTSQLRRTIQTAEELRIPYEQWKILNEIDAGVCEEMTYEMIQNTFPEEFALRDQDKYHYRYPGGESYQDLVQRLEPVIMELERQGNVLVVCHQAVMRCLLAYFLDKGAEDLPYMKCPLHTVLKLTPVAYG; from the exons ATGTCAAGCTTTCACGTGGACAATGGCTCTGCCAACTCAGCAGAAGCTAAGAAAACAGAGCTGAGGATGAACGAGAAGAAATGCT CCTGGGCTTCTTATATGACCAATTCCCCAACGGTGATCGTGATGATCGGCCTGCCGGCGAGGGGAAAGACTTACATGTCCAAGAAACTCACCCGTTATCTCAACTGGATTGGCGTCCCAACCAAAG TGTTTAACCTGGGTGTGTACCGCAGAGAAGCTGTCGGGACGTACAAATCCTATGATTTCTTCCGCCATGACAACGAAGAGGCCATGAAAATAAGGAA ACAGTGCGCTCTGGTCGCCCTGCAAGACGTGAAGGCCTACCtgatgaaggagggaggccaGATCGCA GTGTTTGATGCGACAAATACAACAAGAGAGCGAAGAGATTTAATTCTGTCGTTTGGGAAGGAGAATGCGTTCAAG GTGTTCTTCGTGGAGTCCGTGTGTGACGACCCCGAAGTCATTGCTGCTAATATTATG gaagtgaaggtgtCCAGTCCAGACTACCCTGAGAGACACCGGGAGAGAGTAATGGACGACTTTCTCAAGCGAATCGAGTGTTACAAGGTCACATACCAGCCACTGGATCCTGATGACTATGACAA GGATTTGTCTTTCATCAAGATGATGAATGTAGGCCGGCGTTTTCTGGTAAACCGGGTGCAGGACTACATCCAGAGTAAGATTGTCTACTACCTTATGAACATTCACGTGCACTCGCACTCCATCTACTTGTGTCGGCACGGAGAGAGTAGCCACAACATCGAAGGCCGCATTGGAGGAGACTCGGAACTTTCTCATCGGGGAAAGCAG TTCGCCCAGGCCTTGCGAGTGTTTATAGATGAGCACAATCTGGCAGACTTGAAGGTTTGGACGAGCCAACTTAGAAGAACCATCCAGACGGCAGAGGAGCTGAGAATCCCCTACGAACAGTGGAAAATACTCAACGAGATTGATGCT GGCGTTTGCGAGGAGATGACTTATGAAATGATTCAGAATACATTCCCCGAGGAGTTTGCTTTGAGGGACCAGGACAAGTACCACTATCGTTATCCAGGAGGAGAG TCATATCAAGACTTGGTTCAGCGTTTGGAGCCAGTTATCATGGAGTTGGAACGACAGGGCAACGTGTTGGTGGTCTGCCACCAGGCGGTCATGCGTTGTCTGCTAGCTTACTTCCTGGACAAGGGTGCAG AAGATCTTCCATACATGAAATGTCCGCTGCACACGGTCCTCAAGCTGACCCCTGTCGCCTATG GATAA
- the LOC101062492 gene encoding 6-phosphofructo-2-kinase/fructose-2,6-bisphosphatase 2 isoform X1, whose protein sequence is MSSFHVDNGSANSAEAKKTELRMNEKKCSWASYMTNSPTVIVMIGLPARGKTYMSKKLTRYLNWIGVPTKVFNLGVYRREAVGTYKSYDFFRHDNEEAMKIRKQCALVALQDVKAYLMKEGGQIAVFDATNTTRERRDLILSFGKENAFKVFFVESVCDDPEVIAANIMEVKVSSPDYPERHRERVMDDFLKRIECYKVTYQPLDPDDYDKDLSFIKMMNVGRRFLVNRVQDYIQSKIVYYLMNIHVHSHSIYLCRHGESSHNIEGRIGGDSELSHRGKQFAQALRVFIDEHNLADLKVWTSQLRRTIQTAEELRIPYEQWKILNEIDAGVCEEMTYEMIQNTFPEEFALRDQDKYHYRYPGGESYQDLVQRLEPVIMELERQGNVLVVCHQAVMRCLLAYFLDKGAEDLPYMKCPLHTVLKLTPVAYGCKVEMFYLNVEAVNTHRDRPLDKIPAEPSLTHRRNSYTPLSSHDQVKRPRLYSAGNQPWLPLAPTPSALMPEGRQSQSPLACLLFYLRDCCDRPYLASRRKSVSILELQHAKPFSFPDFRCHPRLCVVCSLVLQPSFYICTLFKMRAAVGFISAGEVKGQGRVNPSHNVHLSQMCRIWV, encoded by the exons ATGTCAAGCTTTCACGTGGACAATGGCTCTGCCAACTCAGCAGAAGCTAAGAAAACAGAGCTGAGGATGAACGAGAAGAAATGCT CCTGGGCTTCTTATATGACCAATTCCCCAACGGTGATCGTGATGATCGGCCTGCCGGCGAGGGGAAAGACTTACATGTCCAAGAAACTCACCCGTTATCTCAACTGGATTGGCGTCCCAACCAAAG TGTTTAACCTGGGTGTGTACCGCAGAGAAGCTGTCGGGACGTACAAATCCTATGATTTCTTCCGCCATGACAACGAAGAGGCCATGAAAATAAGGAA ACAGTGCGCTCTGGTCGCCCTGCAAGACGTGAAGGCCTACCtgatgaaggagggaggccaGATCGCA GTGTTTGATGCGACAAATACAACAAGAGAGCGAAGAGATTTAATTCTGTCGTTTGGGAAGGAGAATGCGTTCAAG GTGTTCTTCGTGGAGTCCGTGTGTGACGACCCCGAAGTCATTGCTGCTAATATTATG gaagtgaaggtgtCCAGTCCAGACTACCCTGAGAGACACCGGGAGAGAGTAATGGACGACTTTCTCAAGCGAATCGAGTGTTACAAGGTCACATACCAGCCACTGGATCCTGATGACTATGACAA GGATTTGTCTTTCATCAAGATGATGAATGTAGGCCGGCGTTTTCTGGTAAACCGGGTGCAGGACTACATCCAGAGTAAGATTGTCTACTACCTTATGAACATTCACGTGCACTCGCACTCCATCTACTTGTGTCGGCACGGAGAGAGTAGCCACAACATCGAAGGCCGCATTGGAGGAGACTCGGAACTTTCTCATCGGGGAAAGCAG TTCGCCCAGGCCTTGCGAGTGTTTATAGATGAGCACAATCTGGCAGACTTGAAGGTTTGGACGAGCCAACTTAGAAGAACCATCCAGACGGCAGAGGAGCTGAGAATCCCCTACGAACAGTGGAAAATACTCAACGAGATTGATGCT GGCGTTTGCGAGGAGATGACTTATGAAATGATTCAGAATACATTCCCCGAGGAGTTTGCTTTGAGGGACCAGGACAAGTACCACTATCGTTATCCAGGAGGAGAG TCATATCAAGACTTGGTTCAGCGTTTGGAGCCAGTTATCATGGAGTTGGAACGACAGGGCAACGTGTTGGTGGTCTGCCACCAGGCGGTCATGCGTTGTCTGCTAGCTTACTTCCTGGACAAGGGTGCAG AAGATCTTCCATACATGAAATGTCCGCTGCACACGGTCCTCAAGCTGACCCCTGTCGCCTATG GTTGCAAAgtggaaatgttttatttgaacGTGGAGGCCGTGAACACACACCGAGACAGGCCTCTT GATAAGATCCCAGCGGAGCCATCTCTTACACATCGGCGGAACAGTTACACCCCCCTGTCCAGTCACGACCAGGTCAAGCGTCCCAGGCTCTACAGTGCAGGCAACCAGCCCTGGCTTCCTCTTgctcccaccccatcagctctGATGCCAGAAGGACGCCAGAGCCAA AGTCCACTTGCCTGTCTGCTTTTCTATCTGAGGGACTGTTGTGATCGTCCTTATCTCG CCTCACGCAGGAAGTCTGTGAGTATTTTGGAGCTTCAACACGCGAAGCCGTTTTCTTTCCCAGACTTCCGCTGTCATCCACGTCTCTGTGTTGTCTGCTCTCTGGTCCTTCAACCTTCCTTTTACATTTGTACCTTGTTTAAAATGAGAGCTGCTGTGGGTTTCATCTCAGctggggaggtcaaaggtcagggccGAGTCAATCCAAGCCATAACGTTCACCTGAGTCAAATGTGTAGAATATGGGTGTGA